A genomic region of Chlorobaculum parvum NCIB 8327 contains the following coding sequences:
- a CDS encoding GtrA family protein, translating to MGQKTLQTGFAGLLTEARYRNLRYLLAAGWNTLFGYFAGVGLYLTLSKFIHITIIGLIGNIVSIAMSFVVYKLFVFRTKGRWFIEYLKSNIVYGFGALIGIVLLWLLVDYARLSIWIAQFLIIAVTALISFFGHRGFTFKR from the coding sequence TTGGGTCAGAAAACACTGCAGACAGGTTTTGCCGGTCTGCTGACAGAGGCTCGATACCGGAATCTCCGGTATCTGCTGGCGGCTGGCTGGAATACTCTTTTCGGCTATTTTGCGGGCGTTGGCTTGTACCTCACGCTGTCGAAATTCATCCATATAACCATCATCGGGCTGATCGGCAATATCGTTTCCATTGCCATGTCATTTGTTGTTTACAAATTATTTGTCTTTCGTACCAAGGGACGGTGGTTTATTGAATATCTCAAAAGCAATATCGTTTATGGCTTTGGTGCGCTCATTGGCATTGTCCTGCTCTGGCTGCTGGTGGATTATGCCCGGCTTTCGATCTGGATCGCGCAGTTTCTTATTATTGCCGTTACAGCGCTGATTTCTTTTTTTGGACACCGAGGCTTTACCTTCAAACGATAA
- a CDS encoding glycosyltransferase family 2 protein, protein MNESGKKMISLVSPCFNEEENVEELYRQLTAVMAGMEGYDYEFILIDNASTDSTVQKIKRIAAQDKRVKLIVNSRNFGHIRSPYHAILQSSGDACIVMASDLQDPPDMIPELIKKWEEGAQIVAAVKKESKESKLMFGIRKLYYGLLKSVSDVNIIQNYTGFGLYDRKIIEILKNIPDPYPFFRGIIAEVGFRVERITYTQPRRARGITKNNFFTLYDIGILGIISNSKVPLRLATFSGFVLSFLSFLVGIGYLVGKLIFWDNFQAGIAPLLIGNFFFFGLMLFFIGILGEYVGAIYTQVLARPRVYESERINFDQTE, encoded by the coding sequence ATGAATGAGAGCGGTAAAAAGATGATCAGCCTGGTCTCTCCTTGTTTCAATGAAGAGGAGAATGTCGAGGAACTCTACCGGCAGCTCACTGCCGTCATGGCTGGCATGGAAGGGTACGACTACGAATTCATTCTGATCGACAATGCCTCGACGGATTCGACGGTGCAGAAAATCAAGAGGATCGCCGCGCAGGACAAGCGGGTGAAGTTGATTGTCAATTCGAGAAATTTCGGTCATATCCGCTCTCCGTATCATGCGATACTTCAAAGCAGCGGAGATGCCTGTATCGTGATGGCGTCAGATCTCCAAGACCCGCCAGACATGATTCCGGAACTCATAAAGAAATGGGAAGAGGGTGCGCAAATCGTAGCGGCTGTCAAAAAAGAGAGCAAGGAAAGCAAGTTGATGTTCGGCATTCGAAAGCTGTATTACGGTCTGCTCAAATCCGTATCGGATGTGAATATCATCCAGAACTATACCGGTTTCGGCTTGTATGACCGAAAGATCATAGAGATTCTGAAGAACATTCCAGACCCTTATCCGTTTTTCAGAGGCATTATTGCTGAAGTCGGGTTCAGGGTTGAGCGGATTACCTATACCCAGCCGAGACGAGCGCGAGGTATTACCAAGAACAACTTTTTTACCCTGTACGATATCGGGATTCTGGGTATCATCAGTAATTCCAAAGTCCCGTTACGACTTGCGACGTTTTCCGGCTTTGTGCTTTCGTTTTTGAGCTTTCTGGTCGGGATCGGCTATCTTGTTGGCAAGCTCATCTTCTGGGACAATTTTCAGGCAGGCATCGCGCCGCTACTTATCGGTAATTTCTTTTTCTTCGGCCTGATGCTGTTTTTTATCGGCATTCTTGGGGAATACGTGGGGGCAATTTACACTCAGGTTCTTGCGAGACCGCGGGTGTACGAATCCGAGCGGATCAATTTTGACCAGACAGAGTGA
- a CDS encoding glycosyltransferase family 39 protein: protein MIQKKTVLTTVYSAIVICFILIFGIGVFAMTVEPDESCILMSTMKAFGIRFLPASAVEVPVLTSGGVHFVLHGLIALVWGENIFVHRLASLLVTGLLLGIVFKIIELRVKDRVLAAAGTALFVTAPGFLLQASLATAEIVATTIFLLGALYWVHFGHRSMGMAILGGVLFGLACATRMICLTMLPAILVWSAFVHRGARLIYPIIAIYVAIFVFIGFEAAYLYAFGDFSKSHLLATAGAAGLAPLYGGIIMRLNYLVVANGIIPVMAIVALLAWFISLLDNEKYDRKLLDLCSFLLLAGGVGWLVWVLKSPIPHIRYLWPAIPLLWLAAILLGLTILSRVRQDRTIMIAHSAIILMCAIQVLLNIRILAVGDSLALVYEDVRGSRLGTPGNYSRLEQTRMEWLLFWQLCLRPQASMP from the coding sequence ATGATTCAAAAAAAAACTGTGCTGACAACCGTTTATAGCGCAATCGTTATCTGCTTTATCCTGATTTTTGGCATCGGCGTGTTCGCCATGACCGTGGAGCCCGATGAAAGCTGTATCCTTATGAGCACCATGAAGGCCTTCGGCATTCGATTCCTGCCTGCGAGCGCTGTAGAGGTACCGGTACTCACTTCCGGTGGAGTGCATTTCGTGCTGCATGGCTTGATTGCTCTTGTGTGGGGCGAAAATATCTTCGTCCACCGCCTTGCTTCGTTACTCGTTACGGGGCTCCTGTTAGGAATTGTATTCAAAATAATCGAACTCCGAGTTAAGGACAGGGTTCTCGCTGCTGCCGGAACAGCCCTGTTCGTAACGGCCCCTGGCTTTCTGTTACAGGCCTCATTAGCGACAGCGGAGATCGTCGCGACGACCATTTTTTTGCTTGGAGCGCTGTATTGGGTCCACTTTGGTCATCGATCAATGGGTATGGCAATCCTGGGCGGTGTGTTATTCGGGCTTGCCTGTGCCACGCGCATGATCTGTCTTACGATGCTGCCGGCTATCCTGGTGTGGTCGGCGTTTGTTCACCGAGGTGCTCGACTTATTTATCCTATTATTGCCATTTACGTCGCTATTTTTGTCTTCATCGGATTTGAAGCGGCCTATTTATATGCGTTCGGTGACTTCTCTAAGAGTCACCTGTTGGCAACCGCAGGGGCCGCCGGACTTGCCCCCCTATACGGGGGTATCATTATGCGGCTCAACTACCTGGTGGTGGCTAATGGAATTATTCCTGTAATGGCCATCGTCGCGCTGCTTGCCTGGTTCATATCTTTGCTGGATAATGAGAAGTATGATCGCAAGCTCTTAGATTTATGCAGTTTCCTTTTGCTGGCGGGTGGTGTGGGGTGGCTCGTCTGGGTGCTCAAATCCCCAATACCGCACATCCGTTATCTCTGGCCGGCTATTCCGCTTCTGTGGCTGGCAGCCATCCTGCTCGGTTTGACTATCCTTAGCCGTGTGAGACAGGATAGAACGATTATGATTGCTCACTCCGCGATTATCCTTATGTGTGCAATTCAGGTTTTACTCAACATACGCATACTTGCGGTAGGAGACTCGCTTGCACTGGTGTATGAAGATGTTCGCGGTTCGCGATTGGGAACCCCGGGAAATTATTCCAGGCTCGAACAAACCAGGATGGAATGGCTGCTCTTCTGGCAGCTTTGCCTGCGTCCGCAAGCATCTATGCCTTGA